TGTTATTTAATTTTGTCGTCGTATTCAGGCTTGTGCTTGTACGTTCTCAAGCTGACCCAGTGCCTGGGCCAGTTCGCGCACCTGGCGTTGCTCGTCCTCGTGCAGCTCTTGCAGTTGTTGGCTCAGCGTTGGTGCGCCCAATACACCTCTTCCTGTTTGGGCACTGCTTTCAGTGCTGCCCCATTGTTTGCCGTCGAAGACTTCCAATTGCTCAGACTCCTGCATGCTGTCCTGGCCGAATAGGTTGGACAGGCTGCTGGAACCGAAGACTCCGCCATCACCGCCGCCAAAGCCGAGGAAACCGCTTCCCGAACCATCGCCGCCGGCATCGCTGGAGCTACTGGCGAAGACCTGGGCAATAAAGCTCGGCGCCAGGGCGTTCTGGTTGATGAAGATATTGCCCAGGGTCGGAATACCGCTGCCCAGGGTGGGCACCTCGAACAAGGGCGGCGGAATGAGTGGCGAAAGAGTCGGCGCTGGTATCACCAACGGCAGCGTTGGCTGCAGGGGTGCAGCGGGCGGTGTCGGTGGCAGGCTCGGCGTGTTGGTACGGAATTCCGGGTCGCCGGCGACATCGGGCGTTGGCGTTACTGCGGGAATACCTATGGTGTAAGCCTGACCGGTAAAGGCTCCGGCAGTGGCATTGTTGACGCTATCGATGATTGCAGTGCCATTGGCATTGAGGTTCAAGCCCAGGCTGCCAAGCCCGGTAATGGTGTCGACCGTTACTTGATAGGTGCGTGGATCAATCTGTGTCAGCGATTGCAGGTTGGCGCTGACGCTGCCGCTGGTTGCCAGGCTGAAGTCACTGATATCGACACCGCTGACATCTTCAGTGAAAGTCACGGTAAAGGTGACGCTGGATGCATTGGTGGGCGAGGCAGCGTCCAGGCTGATGGCGTTTACTTGCGGAGCAACGGCATCGACCAATACGCCGGTCGTGCTGCCTACTGCGTTCAGCGTGGTGGTGCTGTTGTTGCCAGCCGTATCGCGCAGATTGCCGCCATTGGCATCAATGCTGCTGCCCAGACTGATGCCGTTGCTGTCCATCTGACCGCTAACCACTGTCAGGCGGAAGACCAGTGCGCTTGTGCCTGAGCCCGATAGGTAGCTGGCATAGGCAGTGCCACCGGTATCCAGGGTGATCGCTATGCGGGGCGTGCCCCCGCTGGTATCGACTGTTACGTTCTCCGACAGATTGACGGTGAAGTCCAGGTTGTCGCCCGCTACATAAACGCCATTGGCCGGTACCGATACCGAGCTGACAGTGGCTGCAACCCCATCGATGACAATGGCTTCATTGGCGGCCAGGGAGCCAGCAGTGCCCGGAGTCGGCAGGGTGAGTACGGCATTGTCGGCGGTGATGTTCTGGATGGTCGCGCCATTGAGCGACAGGGCTGCAGTGGACTGGTAGTCCAGGTCGGCGCTGAGGTCGCCGGGTTGCACGGTATAACTGAAGGTCAGTGTGTTGCTGCCGGAGCCGGATACATAGGTCGCGATGCGGTCGGTGAGGCCTGTCTCCAGCAGCAGTGTGGGCGTGCCGCCAGTGGTGTCGACCGTCACTGCCTGGTTGAAGGTGGTGGTGATGGTAATGGTATCGCCCACTTTGTAGCTGCCATCCGGTGTGGAGGCGCTGACATCGGTTATCCGCGGGTTGAGGCTGTTGACCGTGATATTGACGTTATCGGTATCGGTCTGTGTACCACCGCTGCCGCTGCTGCCCAGGTCACTGGTGGTGATAGACAGGACAGCTGCACCGTTGTAGCCGCTGGTAGGCGAGTACGTCAGGGTGGCCAGGGCGGCGTTAATATCGGTAATGCTGCCGCTAAAGACCAGGCTGGAGTCCGCGGTGCCATCGCCAGTGGTGAATGACAGACCAGCGGTGCCGGCGAGTATCAGCACGCCATTGGTGACACTGAGCGTCACTTCGACACTATTGGCGCCAGCATCCACGTCGCCGATGCTGATCTGGTTGCCGTTGCCATTACTGAATACCAGGTTGGCATCCTGGTCAACGCTCTGCGCCGCAGGTATCGAGTTGACCGGGGCATCGTTCACCGCGGTTACATCCAGGGTCAGCGTGGTGCTGTCGGTCAGTGCGCCGCCGCTGCCGGAGTTGCCGCCATCGTTGATCTCGATGGTCAGCGTGACGTCCGAAGTGACGCTGCTGGCGGTGGTGAATACAACGCCAGCAGCCGAGATAAACGTGTTGATGTCGCTGATGCTGCCGGTCAGGGTCATGGCGCTGCTGGTGCCGCCCACGGTGACGCCAGCGGCGCTGGTTGCGCTCAGGCTACCGCTGGGGACCGACAGGGTCACGGTCACCGGCGAAGTGCCGGCGTCGACGTCACTGAAGCTGATGCCGCTCAGGTCGCCCGGCTCATCCTCGAAAATGGCGATGGATGGGGGCGCGCTGATCACTGGCGCATCGTTGACGGCGCTGACCACGATATCGAAGGTGTCGCTAACGTTGCCGCCATTGCCGTCGCTGGCGGTCACTTCAATGCTCAGCGTGCCGGCATCGGCGTTGCCCGGCGTGCCGCTGAAGGTGCGGGTGGCGGCATCGAAACTGAGCCAGGCGGGCAGAGCGCCGCCACCGGCCAGTTGTGCGGTATAGGTCAGCGTGTCGCCGGCATCCACGTCGCTGAAGGTGTTGGCGGCGAATTGGAAGTTGAAGGCCGTGTCTTCGCTGGCATTCTGGTTGGCAATGGCATTGGCCAGTGTGGGGGCATCGTTGGTATTGGCCACGACGATGCCGAAGGTATCGGTAACGCTGCCGCCGTTGCCGTCGTTGGCAATGAGATCGATGCTCAGCGCACCAACATTGGCATTGCTCGGCGTGCCGCTGAAAGTGCGGGTGACTGGGTCGAAGCTGAGCCAGGCGGGTAGGAGGCCGCCACCGGCCAGTTGCGCGGTGTAAGTCAGGGTGGCACCGGCATCCACGTCGCTGAAGGTGTTGGCGGCGAACTGGAAGCTGAAGGCCGTGTCTTCGCTGGCATTCTGATCGGGGGTCGCGTTGGCCACAGTGGGGGCATCGTTGGTATTGGCCACGACGATGTCGAAGGTATCGGTAATGTTTGCGCCGTTGCCGTCGTTGGCGA
This DNA window, taken from Pseudomonas sp. SG20056, encodes the following:
- a CDS encoding putative Ig domain-containing protein — its product is MFWNKNKNASTSTNAAPSRSPLALSLEPRMLFDGAVAATVADAAANQPTATPDAQESTPTDASNHDGLAATPTAGTADQRQEVVFIDGQVTNKQQLIDGLAPGTEVVVLDSSQDGLQQIADYLEGREGIDAIHIFSHGGAGKLLLGNTWIDAGTLDARSDVLAQLGSVFSEQGDLLLYGCDVASGDKGADFIQRLASATGTDVAASNDDSGSSSVGGDSELEVHIGGVEAAALSLESYQAKLDGGTLAYSMTGDQNFGSVFNDGEGGTLNLSGLDLNIYFIDSTGITTGNVIGWHPNDYPGQYPETPTLASDVYWNGQANARPDRMVIESADGSQFNFESITLVDHQWFSYPGSPWTSNDILQTVTAYRDGAQVAYAEFFIPLNTASGIYTINQTNVLSDIDFQSADKIVFGYAGANNGMHYGFNNVVIGSSNAAPVVSGLNSDSVTFTEGGSPVLLDTSTLATVTDSDSANFDTGNVTVSITGNGVSAEDVLSIRNQGTGAGQIGVSGAAITYGGIQIGTFSGGTAGSNLVITLDSDATPAAVQALVRNLTYSNSNNDNPSSAERTVRITVSDGDGGTSSNADVTVNVTPVNDLPTVANAIPNQNASEDAAFNFQFATNTFNDVDAGALTYTAQLAGGGALPAWLSFDALTRTFSGTPLNAHVGTLSIDVIANDGNGANITDTFDIVVANTNDAPTVANATPDQNASEDTAFSFQFAANTFSDVDAGATLTYTAQLAGGGLLPAWLSFDPVTRTFSGTPSNANVGALSIDLIANDGNGGSVTDTFGIVVANTNDAPTLANAIANQNASEDTAFNFQFAANTFSDVDAGDTLTYTAQLAGGGALPAWLSFDAATRTFSGTPGNADAGTLSIEVTASDGNGGNVSDTFDIVVSAVNDAPVISAPPSIAIFEDEPGDLSGISFSDVDAGTSPVTVTLSVPSGSLSATSAAGVTVGGTSSAMTLTGSISDINTFISAAGVVFTTASSVTSDVTLTIEINDGGNSGSGGALTDSTTLTLDVTAVNDAPVNSIPAAQSVDQDANLVFSNGNGNQISIGDVDAGANSVEVTLSVTNGVLILAGTAGLSFTTGDGTADSSLVFSGSITDINAALATLTYSPTSGYNGAAVLSITTSDLGSSGSGGTQTDTDNVNITVNSLNPRITDVSASTPDGSYKVGDTITITTTFNQAVTVDTTGGTPTLLLETGLTDRIATYVSGSGSNTLTFSYTVQPGDLSADLDYQSTAALSLNGATIQNITADNAVLTLPTPGTAGSLAANEAIVIDGVAATVSSVSVPANGVYVAGDNLDFTVNLSENVTVDTSGGTPRIAITLDTGGTAYASYLSGSGTSALVFRLTVVSGQMDSNGISLGSSIDANGGNLRDTAGNNSTTTLNAVGSTTGVLVDAVAPQVNAISLDAASPTNASSVTFTVTFTEDVSGVDISDFSLATSGSVSANLQSLTQIDPRTYQVTVDTITGLGSLGLNLNANGTAIIDSVNNATAGAFTGQAYTIGIPAVTPTPDVAGDPEFRTNTPSLPPTPPAAPLQPTLPLVIPAPTLSPLIPPPLFEVPTLGSGIPTLGNIFINQNALAPSFIAQVFASSSSDAGGDGSGSGFLGFGGGDGGVFGSSSLSNLFGQDSMQESEQLEVFDGKQWGSTESSAQTGRGVLGAPTLSQQLQELHEDEQRQVRELAQALGQLENVQAQA